A single Reinekea thalattae DNA region contains:
- the waaA gene encoding lipid IV(A) 3-deoxy-D-manno-octulosonic acid transferase has translation MKQRLALSGYSLLCWLLTPLVFIRLWRKGRNLPDYRKRWSERLGHWPEIPTGCLWIHAVSVGETIAAQNLVQQWQQKHPGIAIVISSTTPTGSQTVHKLFGQSVYHAYLPWDISYIQSRLVKQLKPRMLVIIETELWPNLIHACHKQQVPVLLANARLSEKSKKGYQRFSALTEPMLNKLTAIAAQHTPDANRFIELGFDEKKLQVTGSIKFDISLDPEAALETKKLKQQLGNRPIWIAASTHVGEEEQLIAIQAKLRVKIPDVLMILVPRHPERADAVGGLLYNNHLEFARRSHEQIPSADQSVFLIDTLGEMMTFFGLADAAFIGNTLLETGGGHNPVEPAALAKPVLMGEHYVNFQSIVEAMHSEQAVIITHGNEDLLSRLTGLLQSKDLRDTYGQRAYLFHQKQQGALKRLISWIETLADISPSAPANTIRFRRVEQKSDDNFPI, from the coding sequence ATGAAACAACGTCTCGCCCTAAGTGGCTACTCACTTCTTTGTTGGCTCCTAACACCCTTAGTTTTCATTCGCCTTTGGCGCAAGGGCCGCAACCTGCCAGACTACCGCAAGCGTTGGTCTGAACGGCTCGGTCATTGGCCAGAAATTCCAACCGGCTGCTTATGGATTCACGCCGTCAGCGTCGGCGAAACCATTGCCGCGCAAAACCTAGTGCAGCAATGGCAACAGAAACACCCGGGCATTGCTATCGTGATCAGTTCGACCACTCCGACCGGCTCGCAAACCGTGCATAAACTGTTTGGTCAGTCGGTTTATCACGCCTATTTGCCGTGGGATATCAGCTACATTCAAAGCCGACTGGTGAAGCAGCTGAAGCCGCGCATGCTGGTGATTATCGAAACCGAACTTTGGCCCAACCTAATTCATGCTTGCCATAAGCAACAGGTGCCGGTGCTTTTAGCTAACGCCCGGCTGTCTGAAAAATCGAAAAAGGGCTATCAGCGTTTTAGCGCACTGACAGAGCCAATGCTGAATAAATTAACCGCCATCGCGGCGCAACACACGCCCGATGCCAACCGCTTTATTGAATTGGGCTTCGACGAGAAAAAGCTGCAAGTCACCGGTTCGATTAAGTTCGATATCTCGCTCGACCCAGAGGCAGCACTGGAAACTAAAAAATTAAAACAGCAACTCGGCAACCGCCCAATCTGGATTGCCGCCAGCACTCATGTTGGTGAAGAAGAACAGCTCATTGCCATCCAAGCCAAGCTACGGGTTAAAATCCCTGACGTATTGATGATTTTGGTACCGCGTCACCCTGAACGCGCCGATGCCGTTGGTGGCCTGCTTTACAATAACCATTTAGAGTTTGCGCGCCGCTCACACGAGCAAATTCCGAGCGCCGATCAATCGGTATTTTTAATCGATACTCTGGGCGAGATGATGACTTTTTTCGGTTTGGCAGACGCCGCCTTTATTGGCAACACCCTGCTCGAAACGGGCGGTGGCCATAACCCAGTTGAACCAGCAGCACTGGCAAAACCGGTGTTAATGGGCGAGCACTACGTCAACTTCCAATCGATTGTTGAAGCCATGCACAGTGAACAGGCGGTGATCATCACACACGGCAACGAAGATTTACTGAGCCGACTCACTGGCTTGCTGCAATCGAAAGACCTACGCGACACCTACGGCCAACGCGCCTATTTGTTCCATCAAAAACAACAGGGCGCATTAAAACGCCTGATCAGCTGGATTGAAACGCTTGCCGATATTTCGCCTTCGGCACCGGCCAACACCATTCGCTTTCGCCGTGTTGAACAAAAAAGCGATGACAACTTTCCGATCTAA
- a CDS encoding TrkH family potassium uptake protein gives MVGFSTNRTPFNLLSIVSLSVLPLAIIGTVFIVFGYLSLFVFADHLKNTFVVPGIQLLAVAFTLWLVSHKKPIIIKGRTAPFFAVLAWLIIGFCAAIPIAEVTHVSAVDAIFESFSALTTTGATVLTGLDSMPHSFLLYRQFLQWLGGLGIVIFVVAVLPTLNVGGMKLLKAEVPGPMKDDKLVSRTVHTAQYLWIVYSAITILCAIAYYLAGMSFFDAISHSFSTVSTGGFSTHDASLGYFESELIYLISDFFMIAGAVNFALHYHFFRVKRVSPYLKNEETRAFFGILLFLGLAIFAVILTASHDPSMLRTLNHAFFILISFMTSTGFGGENFTAWPLAALFLLLVSGFFGGCAGSTAGGSKIIRIVILFKLVRREVRRLIHPGGVFSIRYQGRPIEDSVIRNTLAFILFVIVSNVVLSIALMMTGLDLWSSVSAVASCLNVVGPAFGQLSNNFIPVSDAGTALLTFTMLLGRLEYLTILVLLIPKFWQY, from the coding sequence ATGGTCGGTTTTAGCACGAATCGTACGCCCTTCAATTTGCTCAGCATCGTGTCATTGTCGGTTTTACCACTGGCAATCATCGGTACGGTGTTTATCGTATTTGGTTATCTATCGCTGTTTGTTTTTGCCGACCATCTAAAAAACACCTTTGTTGTTCCTGGTATTCAATTACTGGCGGTGGCTTTTACTCTTTGGCTCGTCTCGCATAAAAAGCCGATCATTATTAAGGGCCGCACGGCGCCATTTTTTGCCGTGTTAGCCTGGCTCATTATCGGTTTTTGCGCTGCCATTCCTATTGCTGAAGTCACCCACGTATCGGCAGTCGATGCTATTTTTGAGTCCTTCAGTGCATTAACAACCACTGGCGCGACAGTGTTAACTGGGCTGGACAGCATGCCGCACAGCTTCTTGTTGTATCGACAATTTCTGCAGTGGCTCGGCGGTTTAGGTATCGTCATTTTTGTCGTCGCGGTTTTGCCAACACTCAACGTCGGCGGCATGAAGCTATTAAAGGCTGAAGTGCCAGGGCCGATGAAAGACGACAAATTAGTTTCCCGTACCGTACACACGGCGCAGTACTTATGGATTGTCTACAGTGCCATTACCATATTATGTGCTATTGCTTACTACCTAGCAGGCATGAGCTTTTTCGATGCCATTAGCCACAGCTTTTCGACCGTATCGACCGGCGGCTTTTCCACCCACGATGCCAGCTTGGGCTATTTTGAAAGCGAATTAATCTATCTTATCAGCGATTTTTTTATGATTGCCGGCGCAGTTAACTTTGCGCTGCATTACCACTTTTTTCGCGTTAAACGAGTTTCGCCCTATTTAAAAAATGAAGAAACGCGCGCTTTCTTTGGCATTCTGCTGTTTCTTGGCTTGGCTATCTTTGCGGTTATTTTAACCGCCAGCCATGATCCTTCGATGTTACGAACACTGAATCATGCATTTTTTATCCTGATCTCGTTTATGACCAGTACCGGCTTTGGCGGTGAAAACTTTACCGCCTGGCCATTGGCGGCGCTATTTTTGTTGCTTGTTAGTGGTTTTTTTGGCGGTTGTGCAGGCTCTACCGCTGGCGGCAGTAAAATCATCCGCATTGTTATTTTATTCAAATTAGTCCGCCGCGAAGTGCGCCGACTCATTCACCCTGGCGGCGTCTTTTCGATACGCTACCAAGGCCGCCCCATTGAAGATTCTGTTATTCGCAATACGCTGGCATTTATCCTCTTTGTTATTGTCTCCAATGTTGTGCTATCGATAGCATTAATGATGACCGGTTTAGACCTGTGGTCTTCGGTTAGCGCTGTGGCATCCTGCCTAAATGTTGTTGGCCCAGCGTTTGGCCAGCTGAGCAATAACTTTATTCCGGTCAGCGACGCCGGTACCGCCTTGCTGACCTTCACCATGTTATTAGGCCGTTTGGAATACCTCACCATCCTAGTGCTGCTTATCCCCAAATTTTGGCAATACTGA
- a CDS encoding flagellar basal body P-ring protein FlgI, with protein sequence MRAAIVLLLLTVALMAEARPLLHMVTVDDGLTATPITIPSEPNEGEEQTAPATSQYSTMPEVSDYIRLTLHAPSYGLIAQIDQAITDWLGPNMTRIENSQTLLVQAPRDSSQRVRFIAALLKLDIQADR encoded by the coding sequence ATGCGTGCAGCCATCGTTTTATTACTTCTAACCGTCGCTTTAATGGCCGAAGCCAGACCATTACTTCATATGGTAACTGTCGACGACGGCTTAACGGCAACACCGATCACAATACCTAGCGAGCCCAATGAGGGCGAAGAGCAAACTGCTCCAGCCACCAGCCAATACAGCACAATGCCGGAGGTGAGTGATTACATTCGCTTAACCCTGCACGCACCAAGCTATGGTTTGATCGCACAGATTGACCAAGCGATCACCGATTGGCTTGGCCCAAACATGACTCGGATTGAAAACAGCCAAACGCTATTGGTTCAAGCGCCACGCGATAGCAGCCAACGAGTTCGCTTTATAGCAGCACTGCTTAAGCTCGACATTCAAGCTGATAGATAG
- a CDS encoding U32 family peptidase gives MQITLAPIPFYWPKETVFQFYKQAAEWPVDRICLGETICSKRRELRNEDWLNLAEQLSDAGKEVVMSTLALVEAESELKAIKSLCKDSDYLIEANDLAAAEYCFQQQKTFIGGPYLNLYNIESLKQLQADGMSHWTLPVELGQQPLQRLLTEINQHQLPLRTEVMVHGYLPLALSARCFTARAHEREKDACKKICIDYPTGIAVDNREQQRLFNLNGIQTQSGLILDLLDQVTTLDEMGVDSIRISPSQIDMEGIVTAYAQAIAGNTGLQTPNSSAPYCNGYWHGKEGMAHF, from the coding sequence ATGCAAATTACTCTGGCACCCATTCCTTTTTACTGGCCGAAAGAAACCGTTTTCCAGTTTTATAAGCAGGCAGCAGAATGGCCTGTGGATCGAATTTGTCTGGGCGAAACCATCTGCTCTAAACGCCGAGAACTACGTAATGAAGACTGGCTAAACCTAGCTGAGCAGCTCAGCGACGCAGGCAAGGAAGTCGTCATGAGCACATTGGCATTGGTAGAGGCAGAGTCAGAACTGAAAGCCATTAAAAGCCTGTGCAAAGACAGCGACTATTTAATAGAAGCTAACGATCTGGCGGCGGCAGAATATTGCTTTCAGCAACAAAAAACCTTTATTGGCGGGCCCTATTTAAACCTCTATAACATTGAAAGCCTCAAGCAATTACAGGCCGATGGCATGAGCCATTGGACTTTGCCGGTCGAGCTGGGGCAGCAACCGCTACAACGATTATTAACTGAGATTAATCAACACCAACTGCCGCTGCGCACCGAAGTGATGGTGCACGGCTATTTACCGTTGGCGTTGTCTGCTCGTTGTTTTACAGCACGAGCACACGAGCGAGAAAAGGATGCCTGCAAAAAAATCTGTATCGACTACCCTACTGGCATTGCGGTTGATAACCGTGAACAACAGCGCCTATTTAATCTAAACGGCATTCAAACTCAGTCGGGTTTAATCCTTGATTTGCTCGATCAGGTTACGACCCTAGATGAAATGGGCGTTGATTCGATTCGCATATCGCCCAGCCAAATCGATATGGAAGGCATCGTCACAGCCTACGCTCAAGCCATTGCTGGCAATACTGGGCTGCAAACACCAAACTCTTCAGCACCCTATTGCAATGGCTATTGGCATGGCAAAGAAGGCATGGCACACTTTTGA
- the hemW gene encoding radical SAM family heme chaperone HemW encodes MSFELTTQATAELPKLSAYVHVPWCVRKCPYCDFNSHAADADNIPEAEFLQRIEQDIKQDAGLAQGRKIESLFFGGGTPSLLSAQAIGRIIELLAQHVGFSDGAEITLEANPGTVEADRFIGYRKAGVNRLSMGIQSFNDDHLKVLGRIHSADEAKTAFALAREAGFDNINLDLMHGLPEQTLQQALADLNSAIELAPEHLSWYQLTIEANTEFYNKPPAIPDDDRLWEIQQAGQERLAEAGYNQYEVSAYAKQQRQCRHNLNYWRYGDYLGIGPGAHGKYSHWQADELHITRTRKTRLPRDYLNQQKPLVRLEESVPLEDRPFDYFMNSLRLRESTDLADFINFTSVPLAHIEPTLQLLQEKGFIDWQSNSIVTTTKGYLYLNEVLACWLE; translated from the coding sequence TTGAGCTTTGAATTAACCACGCAAGCAACGGCTGAATTGCCAAAACTTTCAGCCTATGTGCATGTGCCTTGGTGTGTTCGTAAATGCCCGTACTGCGATTTCAATTCGCATGCCGCCGATGCAGACAATATTCCCGAGGCTGAGTTCTTACAACGCATCGAACAAGACATCAAACAGGATGCAGGCTTAGCTCAAGGGCGAAAGATTGAGTCATTGTTTTTTGGCGGCGGTACGCCGAGCTTATTAAGTGCGCAGGCCATCGGCCGCATCATTGAATTGTTGGCGCAGCATGTCGGCTTTAGCGACGGTGCTGAAATCACCCTCGAAGCAAACCCGGGTACAGTAGAAGCCGATCGCTTTATTGGTTATCGCAAGGCCGGAGTTAATCGACTTTCGATGGGTATCCAAAGTTTTAATGATGATCACCTTAAAGTACTGGGCCGCATTCATTCCGCCGATGAAGCCAAAACAGCATTTGCACTGGCGCGCGAAGCAGGCTTCGACAACATAAATCTCGATCTAATGCATGGCTTGCCGGAGCAAACCTTGCAGCAGGCATTAGCCGATCTCAACAGCGCTATTGAGCTAGCACCAGAACACCTGAGTTGGTACCAACTTACCATCGAAGCAAACACCGAGTTTTATAACAAGCCACCGGCGATTCCAGACGACGATCGGCTCTGGGAAATCCAACAAGCAGGACAAGAACGGCTGGCCGAAGCAGGCTATAACCAATATGAAGTTTCTGCCTACGCCAAACAACAGCGCCAATGTCGACACAACCTGAACTACTGGCGCTATGGTGACTATCTAGGCATTGGCCCGGGAGCCCACGGTAAATACAGTCATTGGCAAGCAGATGAACTGCACATCACACGGACGCGAAAAACTCGCTTACCGCGTGATTACCTCAATCAGCAAAAGCCGCTGGTTCGCCTTGAAGAAAGCGTGCCTTTAGAAGACCGCCCGTTCGACTACTTTATGAATAGCCTTCGCTTGCGCGAAAGCACCGACTTGGCCGACTTTATTAACTTTACCTCGGTACCACTGGCGCACATAGAACCGACCTTGCAACTGCTACAAGAAAAGGGTTTTATAGACTGGCAGAGCAATTCTATCGTCACAACCACCAAAGGTTACCTATACTTAAACGAAGTATTGGCGTGCTGGCTGGAGTAA
- the ubiT gene encoding ubiquinone anaerobic biosynthesis accessory factor UbiT, with amino-acid sequence MILNRIPSPKQCLDNAKDALAPSVHRLAIQTKPLEKSLLASSWLFAKLPQPLQAKLLARLLNQALAEQIDNGELDFLAQRCCAIELKDESKDNQQRWHIGFAEQALIVDASLQPDVTISATAAAFLSLVSQSVDPDTLFFQRQLAIEGDVEMGLTIKNLLDALDEDELPKAWQAMIKQLRRLVAFESAVGIG; translated from the coding sequence ATGATCTTGAACCGAATACCTTCGCCGAAACAATGCTTAGACAACGCAAAAGATGCATTAGCACCCAGCGTGCATCGTCTAGCAATACAGACTAAACCACTCGAAAAAAGCCTACTCGCCAGCAGCTGGCTGTTTGCCAAATTACCGCAACCATTGCAGGCTAAGTTGTTGGCTCGGCTACTGAACCAAGCATTGGCGGAGCAAATCGATAACGGCGAACTCGACTTTTTAGCCCAGCGTTGTTGCGCCATTGAATTAAAAGACGAATCAAAAGACAACCAACAGCGTTGGCACATTGGCTTTGCTGAACAGGCTTTAATTGTAGATGCCAGCTTGCAACCCGATGTCACCATCAGTGCAACAGCCGCCGCTTTTTTGAGTTTGGTCAGCCAAAGCGTTGACCCTGACACGCTGTTTTTTCAGCGCCAGCTAGCCATCGAAGGCGATGTTGAAATGGGTTTAACCATTAAGAATTTGCTCGATGCACTCGATGAAGATGAGTTGCCAAAAGCTTGGCAAGCGATGATCAAGCAGTTACGTCGGCTGGTGGCGTTTGAGTCCGCTGTGGGTATTGGTTAG
- the rdgB gene encoding RdgB/HAM1 family non-canonical purine NTP pyrophosphatase has product MYCQRQWVLASNNAGKLKEFNELLAPMNIEIKAQREFGVEDAVEDGLSFIENAIIKARHAAKATGLPALSDDSGLEVDFLKGAPGIYSARYSQMNGGEAGDLANLNLVLEQMKGVAPEQRIARFHCVLAFVRHELDPTPIIIQGTWQGTLLEAARGENGFGYDPIFWVESEQCSSAELSKERKNQLSHRGQAVRQFKAKMETLL; this is encoded by the coding sequence ATGTATTGTCAGCGCCAGTGGGTACTCGCCTCGAATAACGCCGGAAAGTTAAAAGAGTTTAATGAATTGCTTGCACCGATGAACATCGAGATCAAAGCGCAACGTGAATTCGGTGTCGAAGACGCGGTTGAAGACGGCCTCAGCTTTATCGAGAACGCCATTATTAAGGCTCGCCATGCCGCCAAAGCTACCGGACTTCCGGCTTTATCTGATGATTCCGGTCTAGAAGTAGACTTCTTAAAGGGCGCGCCAGGTATTTACAGCGCGCGCTATTCGCAGATGAACGGCGGTGAAGCTGGTGATTTAGCCAACCTCAACCTCGTATTAGAGCAAATGAAAGGCGTCGCGCCGGAGCAGCGCATCGCTCGTTTTCATTGCGTGCTGGCCTTTGTTCGCCATGAGCTAGACCCAACGCCGATTATTATTCAAGGCACTTGGCAAGGTACTTTGCTGGAAGCAGCGCGCGGCGAAAATGGTTTTGGCTATGATCCTATTTTTTGGGTCGAAAGCGAGCAATGCAGCTCTGCTGAGTTAAGCAAAGAACGCAAGAACCAACTCAGTCATCGCGGTCAGGCGGTACGACAATTCAAAGCCAAGATGGAAACCCTACTTTGA
- a CDS encoding peptidylprolyl isomerase, with product MANTACARHILVKSKEQAEEILAKLNKGQDFGKLAKQYSTCPSAKKGGDLGEFRRGDMVKAFDDVVFKKKVLDIHGPVKTKFGFHIIQTIFRN from the coding sequence ATGGCAAACACCGCCTGCGCCCGACACATTCTGGTTAAAAGCAAAGAGCAAGCTGAAGAGATTTTAGCCAAACTCAACAAAGGCCAAGATTTTGGCAAACTGGCTAAGCAGTATTCCACCTGCCCTTCAGCTAAAAAGGGCGGCGACCTTGGCGAGTTTCGCCGTGGCGATATGGTGAAAGCATTCGACGATGTAGTCTTTAAAAAGAAGGTGCTCGATATTCACGGCCCAGTAAAAACCAAATTCGGTTTTCATATTATCCAGACCATTTTTCGTAACTAA
- a CDS encoding ComF family protein codes for MSKDALLSRLPLLCPACLQSSPQGLLCEVCHSYLAVINSPCPRCSEPDCFDLICGQCLKKPPVWQHSRIAWHFQDLSRYLIHRFKYQADFAAGRALAAAWIEHFEQSTHSTYVLPEALVAVPMHHRRQFKKGFNQAQWLTDYFAKHYQLAVWRGLKRSMATESLEGLTKKQRRLALKGAFTVAEKPPRHIAIVDDVYTSGATVNEIARLLAKSGAEQIDVWALARTPLQ; via the coding sequence ATGAGCAAGGACGCTCTGTTGTCACGATTACCGCTGTTGTGCCCAGCCTGCTTACAAAGTTCACCGCAAGGCTTATTGTGCGAGGTGTGCCACAGTTATCTTGCTGTCATTAATTCACCTTGCCCTCGCTGCAGTGAACCAGACTGTTTCGATTTAATCTGTGGACAATGCCTAAAAAAACCGCCCGTTTGGCAACACAGCCGAATTGCGTGGCACTTTCAAGATTTAAGCCGCTACCTCATTCATCGTTTTAAATACCAAGCCGACTTCGCCGCTGGGCGTGCTTTAGCCGCGGCTTGGATAGAGCATTTTGAGCAATCCACTCACTCAACCTATGTTTTACCCGAGGCTTTGGTGGCTGTGCCGATGCATCATCGGCGGCAATTTAAAAAGGGTTTTAATCAGGCACAGTGGCTAACTGACTACTTTGCTAAGCATTACCAACTTGCGGTTTGGCGGGGTTTAAAGCGCAGCATGGCAACCGAATCGCTAGAAGGTTTAACAAAAAAACAACGCCGCCTCGCATTAAAAGGTGCCTTTACGGTGGCAGAGAAGCCGCCACGCCATATTGCCATTGTCGATGATGTTTATACCTCAGGTGCAACGGTGAACGAAATTGCTCGTCTGTTGGCAAAATCAGGCGCCGAGCAAATTGATGTTTGGGCATTGGCGCGGACACCATTACAATAG
- the ubiU gene encoding ubiquinone anaerobic biosynthesis protein UbiU, whose amino-acid sequence MELVCPAGSLNAFKAAVENGADAVYLGFKDETNARHFSGLNFNDKAAQKALQLARDKGVKLFVAINTYANDEHWSKWQQAADSAVELGADAIIAADPAVLGYLSTRHPEQTLHLSVQASATNAAALAFYQRHFNIQRAVLPRVLSLPQVEALAKSSPVELEVFAFGSLCVMAEGRCYLSSYLTGESPNTVGACSPAKYVAWQNDGTTLKARLNDVLIDQYSEAETAGYPTLCKGRFQALGKQFHVLEEPTSLNTLDILPRLHASGIKALKIEGRQRSPAYVAQVVRVWRQAIDHYLSHQESFKVDSQWQQQLLAVSEGSQITLGAYERNWQ is encoded by the coding sequence ATGGAGCTTGTCTGTCCCGCCGGTAGTCTCAATGCCTTTAAAGCCGCGGTAGAAAACGGTGCCGATGCGGTGTATTTAGGGTTCAAAGATGAAACCAACGCTCGGCATTTTTCTGGCTTAAACTTTAACGACAAGGCGGCGCAAAAGGCGCTTCAATTGGCGCGAGACAAGGGTGTAAAACTCTTTGTCGCGATCAACACTTACGCCAACGACGAACACTGGAGCAAATGGCAACAGGCGGCAGACTCTGCCGTTGAGCTGGGCGCCGACGCGATTATCGCAGCCGATCCTGCTGTACTTGGTTATCTAAGCACGCGACACCCAGAGCAAACATTACATCTTTCGGTGCAAGCTTCTGCCACCAACGCTGCGGCACTGGCGTTTTATCAGCGACATTTTAATATTCAACGCGCTGTGTTGCCGCGCGTACTTTCATTACCGCAAGTGGAAGCGTTAGCCAAAAGCAGCCCTGTTGAGTTGGAAGTGTTTGCCTTTGGCAGCCTCTGCGTGATGGCCGAAGGCCGTTGCTACTTAAGTTCATACCTGACCGGCGAATCGCCGAATACGGTCGGCGCTTGCTCTCCAGCCAAATACGTTGCTTGGCAAAATGATGGCACAACGCTCAAAGCGCGGCTAAACGATGTACTGATCGACCAATACAGTGAAGCAGAAACCGCAGGCTACCCAACACTCTGCAAGGGTCGATTTCAGGCACTGGGCAAGCAATTCCACGTGCTAGAAGAACCGACCAGCCTTAATACTTTGGATATTTTGCCTCGGCTACATGCCTCTGGCATTAAGGCATTAAAAATTGAAGGCCGTCAGCGCAGTCCGGCTTACGTCGCGCAAGTGGTTCGTGTTTGGCGACAGGCGATTGACCATTACCTCAGCCACCAAGAAAGCTTTAAGGTCGACAGCCAATGGCAGCAACAATTATTGGCCGTCTCCGAAGGCTCGCAAATCACCCTTGGCGCTTATGAACGAAACTGGCAATAA